In one Thioclava sp. ES.031 genomic region, the following are encoded:
- a CDS encoding ABC transporter ATP-binding protein/permease: protein MPPAQITTKGKMNAEERARGWRTIRAVLPYLWAHEAPWVKRRVVFAMVMLVFAKIISVATPFVYREAVNALSGEGTSAAWALGMGAVAITVAYGVARLMTVAFGELRDAIFVKVAQRALRHLALQTFTHMHQLSLRYHITRKTGGLSRIIERGVKGVEFLLRFMLFSVGPLIVELTLVAIIFAVVFDWRYAAVVLVTIAAYIKFTFKVTEWRVNIRREMNKADTAANQKAIDSLLNFETVKYFGAAKREAERYDDSMKGYESMAVKTGQSLAALNAGQTLIITIGLVTVMVMAAMQVQAGTLTVGDFVMVQAYMIQITMPLGFLGTVYREIRQALVDMGEMFDLLQQPAEIQDKEGADVLKVKGGHISFDHVEFAYDPTRPILKGISFDVPAGQTVALVGPSGSGKSTIGRLLFRFYEVTGGAIRIDDQDLRDVTQESLQQSIGVVPQDTVLFNDTIRYNIAYGRADATDEEIVAAAKAARIHDFVLSLPEGYDTAVGERGLKLSGGEKQRVGIARTILKNPPILLLDEATSALDTQTERDIQMSLKAMGEGRSVITIAHRLSTIADADQILVLDKGEIIERGRHEELLAQRGRYASMWARQSAEEEDEAEQGAA from the coding sequence ATGCCTCCGGCACAGATCACGACCAAGGGCAAGATGAATGCCGAGGAGCGCGCCCGCGGCTGGCGGACGATCCGCGCGGTGCTGCCCTATCTCTGGGCGCATGAAGCCCCGTGGGTGAAGCGCCGCGTCGTCTTCGCGATGGTGATGCTGGTCTTCGCCAAGATCATCTCGGTCGCGACGCCCTTCGTCTATCGCGAGGCGGTCAACGCGCTCTCGGGCGAGGGCACCTCGGCGGCCTGGGCGCTGGGCATGGGGGCGGTGGCGATCACCGTGGCCTATGGCGTCGCGCGCCTGATGACGGTGGCCTTCGGCGAGCTGCGCGATGCGATCTTCGTGAAGGTGGCGCAACGCGCGCTGCGCCATCTGGCGCTGCAGACCTTCACCCATATGCATCAGCTCTCCTTGCGCTATCACATCACCCGCAAGACCGGCGGCCTCAGCCGGATCATCGAGCGCGGGGTGAAAGGCGTCGAGTTCCTGCTGCGCTTCATGCTGTTCTCGGTCGGCCCGCTGATCGTCGAGCTGACGCTGGTGGCGATCATCTTTGCAGTGGTCTTCGACTGGCGCTACGCGGCGGTCGTGCTGGTCACCATCGCGGCCTATATCAAGTTCACCTTCAAGGTCACCGAATGGCGCGTGAACATCCGGCGCGAGATGAACAAGGCCGATACGGCGGCGAACCAGAAGGCGATCGACAGCCTGCTGAACTTCGAGACGGTGAAATATTTCGGCGCGGCCAAGCGCGAGGCGGAACGCTACGACGACTCGATGAAGGGCTACGAGTCGATGGCGGTGAAGACCGGCCAGTCGCTCGCGGCGCTCAATGCGGGCCAGACGCTGATCATCACGATCGGGCTCGTGACGGTGATGGTCATGGCCGCGATGCAGGTGCAGGCGGGCACGCTGACGGTCGGCGATTTCGTCATGGTGCAGGCCTACATGATCCAGATCACAATGCCGCTGGGCTTCCTCGGCACGGTTTATCGCGAGATCCGTCAGGCGCTGGTCGATATGGGCGAAATGTTCGATTTGTTGCAGCAACCGGCCGAAATTCAGGACAAAGAAGGCGCCGATGTTCTGAAAGTGAAAGGCGGGCATATCAGCTTCGACCATGTCGAATTCGCCTATGACCCGACGCGGCCGATCCTGAAAGGGATTTCCTTCGACGTGCCGGCCGGGCAGACGGTGGCGCTGGTCGGGCCCTCGGGCTCGGGCAAGTCGACGATCGGGCGCTTGCTGTTCCGCTTCTACGAGGTGACTGGCGGCGCGATCCGCATCGACGATCAGGACCTGCGCGATGTGACGCAGGAGAGCTTGCAGCAGTCGATCGGCGTGGTGCCGCAGGATACCGTGCTCTTCAACGACACGATCCGCTACAACATCGCCTATGGCCGCGCCGATGCCACGGACGAGGAAATCGTCGCGGCGGCGAAGGCGGCGCGCATCCACGACTTCGTGCTGAGCCTGCCCGAAGGCTATGACACGGCCGTGGGCGAGCGGGGGCTGAAGCTCTCAGGCGGCGAGAAGCAGCGGGTGGGCATCGCACGCACGATCCTGAAGAACCCGCCGATTCTGCTTCTGGACGAGGCGACCTCGGCGCTCGATACGCAGACCGAACGCGACATCCAGATGAGCCTGAAGGCGATGGGTGAGGGGCGGTCCGTGATCACCATCGCGCACCGTTTGTCGACGATCGCGGATGCGGATCAGATCCTCGTGCTCGACAAGGGCGAGATCATCGAGCGCGGACGCCACGAGGAGTTGCTGGCACAGCGCGGGCGCTATGCCTCGATGTGGGCGCGGCAATCGGCGGAAGAGGAAGACGAGGCGGAGCAGGGGGCGGCGTAA
- a CDS encoding efflux RND transporter permease subunit has product MTGIVDWAAARARMVIAFVAISILAGLTAYLSLPKEGEPDIEIPMLFISVPFPGISATDSEKLLVKPMETELAGLDGLDKMTGIAKENYAGLMLEFDFGWDKTKIIADVRDAMNTAEGKFPDGAEKYSINEINFSEFPIVVVTLSGNAPERTLQQLARELQDEVEGLEPVLEAQIAGQRDEMLEVVIDPLKLEAYNVTAPELINVVQANNQLIAAGEVETDGGAFSVKIPATFETAQDVYALPVKKNGESVVTLGDLADIRLTFEDRTGTARFNGEPTVALQIVKRKGYNIIDTVNLLRKTVAETESRWPEPLQRAVDVGISLDQSKTVGAMVSQLEGSVLTAIALVMIVVLATLGTRSALLVGFAIPTSFLLTFLLLGAMGVPISNIVMFGLILAVGMLVDGAIVVVEYADKRISEGSGPMAAYTEAAKRMFWPVVSSTATTLCAFLPMLFWPGVPGEFMGMLPVTIIFVLSASLVVALIYLPVVGGVAGRVSRRLDYGAAHLKGRPYWLRLLLAVISAALVFLGALLTLNPAFFTGTHTASGNLLASLPGVILFVIATLLSSITFTAAKPQGKPKPIDAGYRRRPFGHFTAAIAGNPIMPLIVVAVIVTGVVMTFGYYGKNNNGTQFFTDSEVEQAIVYIRGRGNLSLTEKDALLQEAENMVIGTPGVGAVFSFAGEGGLNQNNGGASAPRDTIGQIQVEMIPWAERKDDPALDGDVVMEKIMAKIATIPGIQSEYLAQDRGPSSGKPIQLRLEGDDFAALDKAVRQVEAHMADMKGVTAIEDTRPLPGIDWVIDVDVTRAGRFGADVATVGGMVQLVTRGILLDTMRVPSSDEEIEIRVRLPEEDRVLSTLDTLKLRTSEGLVPLANFITRTPAPKLGQIDRIDQTRYYDIKAGVEEGLTNDDGQPITGNGRIAALGEWLDTEAALPPGVSYEWSGDLVEQNESQDFLMTAFGGALALMFVILLAQFNSFYNSVLVLLAVVLSTAGVLIGMLVMGQQFSIIMTGVGIVALAGIVVNNNIILIDTYQEFSRYMPELEAIIRTAEARLRPVLLTTITTMAGLTPMMFGLSLDFLHGGYSINSPTALWWKQLATAVVFGLGTATVLTLVLTPALLAIRVWFKTGAYRSTRALSALMQGADSRAARDLALERAMRKMRGREIIWDEDAPEGGVKPHLVTRPDAAE; this is encoded by the coding sequence ATGACCGGCATCGTCGATTGGGCCGCAGCACGCGCGCGGATGGTGATCGCCTTCGTGGCGATCTCGATCCTCGCGGGGCTGACCGCCTATCTGAGCCTGCCCAAGGAGGGCGAGCCGGATATCGAGATTCCGATGCTGTTCATCTCGGTCCCCTTCCCCGGCATCTCGGCCACCGATTCCGAGAAGCTGCTGGTCAAGCCGATGGAGACTGAACTGGCCGGGCTCGACGGGCTCGACAAAATGACCGGCATCGCGAAGGAAAATTACGCGGGGCTGATGCTCGAATTCGACTTCGGCTGGGACAAGACGAAGATCATCGCCGATGTGCGCGACGCGATGAACACTGCAGAGGGCAAGTTCCCGGACGGGGCCGAGAAATATTCGATCAACGAGATCAATTTCTCCGAATTTCCGATCGTCGTGGTGACGCTTTCGGGCAACGCGCCCGAACGCACCCTGCAACAGCTTGCCCGCGAATTGCAGGACGAGGTCGAGGGGCTGGAGCCGGTGCTGGAAGCCCAGATCGCGGGCCAGCGCGACGAGATGCTGGAAGTGGTGATCGATCCGCTGAAGCTCGAGGCCTATAACGTCACCGCGCCCGAGCTGATCAATGTCGTGCAGGCCAATAACCAGCTGATCGCGGCGGGCGAGGTGGAGACCGATGGCGGCGCGTTCTCGGTGAAGATCCCCGCGACCTTCGAGACCGCGCAGGATGTCTATGCGCTGCCGGTGAAGAAGAACGGCGAAAGCGTGGTGACGCTGGGCGATCTGGCCGATATCCGCCTGACTTTCGAGGACCGCACCGGCACCGCGCGCTTCAACGGCGAGCCGACGGTGGCTTTGCAGATCGTGAAGCGCAAAGGCTACAATATCATCGACACGGTGAACCTGCTGCGCAAGACCGTGGCCGAGACCGAGAGCCGCTGGCCCGAGCCGCTGCAGCGCGCCGTCGATGTGGGGATCTCGCTCGATCAGTCGAAGACGGTGGGCGCGATGGTCAGCCAGCTGGAAGGCTCGGTGCTGACCGCGATCGCGCTGGTGATGATCGTGGTACTGGCGACGCTGGGCACGCGCTCGGCGCTGCTGGTGGGTTTCGCGATCCCGACCTCGTTCCTTCTGACTTTCCTGCTTCTGGGCGCGATGGGCGTGCCGATCTCGAATATCGTGATGTTCGGCCTGATCCTCGCGGTGGGGATGCTGGTCGATGGCGCGATCGTGGTGGTGGAATATGCCGACAAGCGGATTTCCGAAGGCTCCGGCCCGATGGCCGCCTACACCGAAGCCGCCAAGCGCATGTTCTGGCCGGTCGTGTCGTCCACTGCGACCACGCTTTGCGCCTTCCTGCCAATGCTGTTCTGGCCGGGCGTGCCGGGCGAGTTCATGGGGATGCTGCCGGTCACGATCATCTTCGTGCTCTCGGCCTCGCTGGTCGTGGCGCTGATCTACCTGCCCGTCGTGGGCGGCGTCGCGGGCCGCGTGAGCCGCAGGTTGGATTACGGCGCCGCGCACCTCAAAGGACGCCCCTATTGGCTGCGCCTGCTGCTGGCCGTGATCTCCGCCGCGCTCGTCTTCCTCGGCGCGTTGCTCACGCTCAACCCGGCCTTCTTCACGGGCACCCATACCGCTTCGGGCAATCTGCTGGCCTCGCTGCCCGGTGTGATCCTTTTCGTGATCGCGACGCTGCTCAGCTCGATCACCTTCACGGCGGCCAAGCCCCAAGGCAAACCCAAGCCCATCGATGCGGGCTATCGCCGCCGCCCCTTCGGCCATTTCACCGCCGCCATCGCGGGCAATCCGATCATGCCACTGATCGTGGTCGCGGTGATCGTGACCGGCGTCGTCATGACCTTCGGCTATTACGGCAAGAACAATAACGGCACCCAGTTCTTCACCGATAGCGAGGTCGAACAGGCGATCGTCTATATCCGGGGCCGCGGCAACCTCTCGCTGACCGAGAAGGACGCGCTGCTGCAGGAAGCCGAGAACATGGTGATTGGCACGCCCGGCGTCGGCGCGGTCTTCTCCTTCGCGGGCGAAGGTGGGTTGAACCAGAACAATGGCGGGGCCAGCGCGCCGCGCGACACGATCGGTCAGATTCAGGTCGAGATGATCCCCTGGGCCGAGCGCAAGGACGATCCGGCGCTCGATGGCGATGTGGTGATGGAGAAGATCATGGCGAAGATCGCCACGATCCCCGGGATCCAGTCCGAATATCTCGCCCAGGATCGCGGACCGTCCTCCGGCAAGCCGATCCAGTTGCGGCTCGAGGGCGACGATTTCGCAGCGCTCGACAAGGCCGTGCGGCAGGTCGAGGCGCATATGGCGGATATGAAGGGCGTCACCGCGATCGAAGACACCCGCCCCCTGCCCGGCATCGACTGGGTGATCGACGTGGACGTGACCCGCGCGGGCCGTTTCGGCGCGGATGTGGCGACCGTGGGCGGCATGGTGCAGCTGGTGACGCGCGGCATCCTGCTCGACACGATGCGTGTGCCCTCGTCTGACGAAGAGATCGAAATCCGCGTGCGCCTGCCCGAGGAAGACCGGGTTCTGTCGACCCTCGACACGCTCAAGCTGCGCACCTCCGAGGGGCTGGTGCCGCTCGCGAATTTCATCACCCGCACGCCCGCCCCCAAGCTGGGCCAGATCGACCGGATCGACCAGACCCGCTATTACGACATCAAGGCCGGGGTCGAAGAGGGCCTCACCAATGACGACGGCCAGCCGATCACCGGCAACGGGCGGATCGCCGCACTGGGGGAGTGGCTCGATACCGAGGCCGCGCTGCCGCCGGGCGTCAGCTACGAATGGTCCGGCGATCTGGTCGAGCAAAACGAGAGCCAGGATTTCCTGATGACCGCTTTCGGCGGCGCGCTGGCGCTGATGTTTGTGATCCTGCTCGCGCAGTTCAACAGCTTCTACAATTCGGTGCTGGTGCTGCTGGCGGTGGTGCTGTCCACGGCAGGCGTGCTGATCGGGATGCTGGTGATGGGCCAGCAATTCTCGATCATCATGACCGGCGTCGGCATTGTCGCGCTGGCGGGGATCGTGGTGAACAACAACATCATCCTGATCGACACCTATCAGGAATTCTCGCGCTACATGCCCGAACTCGAAGCGATCATCCGCACCGCCGAGGCCCGCCTGCGCCCTGTCCTGCTGACCACAATCACCACGATGGCGGGCCTGACGCCGATGATGTTCGGCCTGTCGCTCGATTTTCTTCATGGCGGCTATTCGATCAACAGCCCGACGGCGCTTTGGTGGAAGCAACTGGCGACGGCGGTGGTGTTCGGCTTGGGCACCGCGACGGTGCTGACGCTTGTGCTGACGCCCGCGCTGCTGGCAATCCGGGTCTGGTTCAAGACTGGCGCCTACCGCTCGACGCGCGCGCTTTCGGCACTGATGCAAGGCGCGGACAGCCGCGCCGCGCGCGATCTGGCGCTGGAACGCGCGATGCGCAAGATGCGTGGCCGCGAGATCATCTGGGACGAGGATGCGCCCGAAGGCGGCGTGAAGCCGCATCTGGTGACACGGCCCGACGCGGCGGAGTGA
- the der gene encoding ribosome biogenesis GTPase Der: MSFTLAIVGRPNVGKSTLFNRLVGKRLALVDNMPGVTRDLREGDARLGDLRFIVIDSAGLELAEDDSLQGRMRRLTERAVEEADICLFMIDARVGVTPADEIFADILRKKNANVILAANKAEGAAGDAGAMEAWSLGLGEPLRISAEHGEGLDDLYTALVPLADEFAERNAANAPVTDIVIEDELEEGDIPAYQPPSAAKPLQLAVIGRPNAGKSTLINKILNEDRLLTGPEAGITRDAISVTADFMGTPMRIWDTAGMRKKARVTDKVEKLSVADGLRAVRFAEVVVVLLDVNIPFETQDLRIADFAETEGRAVVVAANKWDLEEDKPEKLKELREAFERLLPQLKGAPLVTVSAKTGKGLDRLHNAILKAHEVWNRRVPTAKLNNWLTAMTEAHPPPAPGGRRIKLRYITQAKTRPPGFVVKSTHTDKIPESYERYLVNGLRESFDMPGTPIRLYMRDQGKTNPYKDRKKSIPSRLKKHVDAKKRSAHKESARKAREAKKGE; this comes from the coding sequence ATGAGCTTTACCCTGGCCATCGTGGGCCGCCCGAATGTCGGAAAATCGACGCTGTTCAACCGGCTTGTCGGCAAGCGACTCGCGCTTGTCGATAACATGCCCGGCGTCACGCGCGACCTGCGCGAGGGCGATGCGCGTCTGGGCGATCTGCGTTTCATTGTGATCGACTCGGCCGGTCTGGAACTGGCCGAAGACGACAGCCTTCAGGGCCGGATGCGCCGCCTGACCGAGCGCGCCGTGGAAGAGGCCGATATCTGCCTCTTCATGATCGACGCGCGCGTAGGCGTGACGCCCGCCGACGAGATTTTCGCCGATATCCTGCGCAAGAAGAACGCCAACGTCATCCTCGCGGCCAACAAGGCCGAAGGGGCTGCGGGCGATGCGGGCGCGATGGAGGCGTGGAGCCTTGGTCTGGGCGAGCCGCTGCGGATCTCGGCCGAGCATGGCGAAGGTCTGGACGATCTTTATACCGCGCTGGTGCCGCTGGCCGACGAATTCGCCGAACGCAATGCCGCGAACGCTCCCGTCACCGACATCGTGATCGAGGACGAGCTCGAGGAAGGCGACATCCCCGCCTACCAGCCGCCCTCTGCCGCGAAACCACTGCAGCTTGCCGTGATCGGGCGCCCGAATGCGGGCAAGTCGACGCTGATCAATAAGATCCTCAACGAAGACCGCCTGCTGACCGGCCCCGAGGCTGGCATCACCCGCGACGCGATCTCGGTCACAGCCGATTTCATGGGCACGCCGATGCGGATCTGGGACACGGCAGGGATGCGCAAGAAGGCGCGGGTCACCGACAAGGTCGAGAAGTTGAGCGTGGCCGATGGCCTGCGCGCGGTGCGCTTCGCCGAGGTCGTCGTGGTGCTGCTCGACGTGAATATTCCCTTTGAAACCCAGGACTTGCGGATCGCCGATTTCGCCGAGACCGAGGGGCGCGCCGTCGTGGTTGCCGCGAACAAATGGGATCTCGAAGAAGACAAGCCCGAGAAGCTGAAGGAGCTGCGCGAGGCGTTCGAGCGTCTGCTGCCGCAGCTCAAGGGCGCGCCTCTGGTGACCGTCTCGGCCAAGACCGGCAAGGGGCTCGACCGGCTGCACAATGCGATCCTGAAGGCCCATGAGGTCTGGAACCGCCGCGTGCCGACCGCGAAGTTGAACAACTGGCTGACCGCGATGACCGAGGCGCACCCGCCCCCGGCGCCCGGCGGCCGTCGGATCAAGCTGCGCTACATCACGCAGGCGAAGACCCGTCCGCCGGGCTTCGTGGTGAAATCGACCCATACCGACAAGATCCCCGAAAGCTACGAGCGCTATCTGGTTAACGGTCTGCGCGAGAGCTTCGACATGCCGGGCACCCCGATCCGCCTCTACATGCGCGATCAGGGCAAGACCAACCCCTATAAGGATCGCAAGAAGTCGATCCCGTCGCGCCTGAAAAAACACGTCGATGCGAAGAAGCGCTCGGCCCATAAGGAATCGGCGCGGAAAGCGCGCGAGGCGAAGAAGGGCGAGTAA
- a CDS encoding LysM peptidoglycan-binding domain-containing protein, with translation MNENVTDQPVESTGLGAVKGGAVALLLVVLGLVLWGVLRPVEREGMQPSGTDTTAATGSAGAPQTTQEGGAETASGTAAPQKQGVETVAQEAEEAASAVAPLAEEPTDKLVETVDGQGAEATAAASATGTEAGADSTTARAAGDDKALSQVQFDALRATPDGSVTLAGRAEPGAKLDILVDGKVVASTLADGSGSFASLFDLPPSDGPRALSLRVTGADGITRDSAETLVLRGQPKQERLASAGESATSGAAADGAKDGSAGATASATDGAAMTGTDAGASAASASDAAPSTPTPPAAPLIADADGARLLAPKSDDLVIDTISFGSGEVARSEGRGAPEGTTLSAYLDDTLVAEAQPGADGRWSLNLPGLGTGEHKLRIDAQDASGKVVARAETGFDQPDEILVANAADPTGAQAASVRATGEVGDAVKVVQIVKGNTLWAIAREVYGDGFLYVRVFDANRDQIRDPDLIYPGQVFNIPAPDAQPAEAAQ, from the coding sequence AAACGTGACGGATCAACCAGTCGAGAGCACCGGGCTCGGGGCGGTGAAAGGGGGGGCGGTCGCACTGCTCCTCGTGGTCTTGGGGCTGGTGCTTTGGGGCGTTCTGCGCCCGGTGGAACGCGAAGGGATGCAGCCATCGGGGACAGATACCACTGCCGCGACCGGTTCCGCAGGGGCGCCGCAAACGACACAAGAGGGGGGCGCGGAGACGGCCTCCGGCACTGCCGCGCCACAAAAGCAAGGCGTGGAAACCGTGGCTCAGGAAGCGGAAGAGGCGGCAAGTGCCGTGGCTCCGCTGGCAGAGGAGCCCACCGACAAGCTTGTTGAAACGGTCGACGGTCAGGGCGCGGAGGCTACGGCCGCGGCGTCCGCCACCGGGACCGAGGCGGGGGCTGACAGCACCACTGCGAGGGCGGCGGGTGACGACAAGGCGCTCTCTCAGGTGCAATTCGATGCGCTGCGGGCCACGCCCGACGGATCGGTGACGCTCGCCGGGCGGGCCGAACCGGGCGCCAAGCTCGATATCCTGGTGGATGGGAAAGTCGTGGCGAGCACGCTGGCCGATGGCAGTGGCAGCTTCGCTTCGCTCTTCGATCTCCCGCCTTCCGATGGCCCGCGCGCGCTCTCGCTGCGGGTGACCGGCGCGGATGGCATCACGCGTGACAGCGCCGAGACGCTCGTGCTGCGCGGCCAGCCGAAACAGGAGCGCCTCGCTTCGGCAGGGGAGAGTGCGACGTCCGGAGCGGCTGCGGATGGTGCGAAAGATGGTAGCGCCGGGGCGACTGCCTCGGCGACAGATGGTGCGGCAATGACCGGCACTGACGCAGGCGCGTCCGCCGCATCCGCGAGCGACGCGGCCCCCTCCACACCCACGCCGCCGGCAGCCCCGCTCATCGCGGATGCCGATGGCGCGCGGCTGCTTGCTCCGAAAAGCGACGATCTGGTGATCGACACGATCTCCTTCGGCTCGGGCGAGGTTGCGCGCAGCGAAGGGCGCGGCGCGCCCGAGGGCACGACGCTCAGCGCCTATCTCGACGACACGCTCGTCGCCGAGGCGCAGCCGGGCGCGGATGGGCGCTGGTCGCTTAACCTGCCTGGCTTGGGCACGGGCGAGCATAAGCTGCGGATCGATGCGCAGGATGCGTCCGGCAAGGTGGTCGCGCGGGCCGAGACCGGCTTCGACCAGCCCGACGAGATCCTCGTGGCCAACGCCGCCGATCCGACCGGTGCGCAGGCGGCTTCGGTGCGCGCGACCGGCGAGGTCGGCGACGCTGTGAAGGTGGTGCAGATCGTGAAGGGCAATACGCTCTGGGCGATCGCGCGCGAGGTCTATGGCGACGGGTTCCTCTATGTGCGGGTCTTCGATGCCAATCGCGACCAGATCCGCGACCCCGACCTGATCTATCCGGGGCAGGTCTTCAATATTCCCGCCCCCGATGCACAACCTGCCGAGGCTGCGCAGTAG
- a CDS encoding PQQ-binding-like beta-propeller repeat protein, with translation MKLSKTICMLSVAAFVAGCTKETILPGERLSPRDALRAEEGLPLADAPAQKSLPISLPRQVSNAEWPQRAGSATHSLFNAALGNGTTPVWSADIGSGNARRYRITADPIVGGGKIYTLDSQARVTATATNGGRVWQTDITPPGDREGDASGGGVAYANGTVYVTSDFAELVAIDAATGGIKWRQYFDAGIGGAPTVKNGVVYVVARDSSAWAIRASDGKEIWQVPGAPSASGMTGVSSPAVTDRMVIFPFSSGFLSGVLPKSGMQMWNSKVPGARPGVGYANIVDLTGDPVVVGDTVYAGSSAGKLAAFDVNSGERIWTATEGANSPVQVAGGSIFLVSDQGKIVRLDAKTGDQIWSKDLPYYTKDKPKRQRDIVASYGPVLAGNKLFVASSDGVLRVFSPIDGSLIGQAKIPGGAATDPVVAGRTLYVVGGDGKLHAFQ, from the coding sequence GTGAAGCTGAGCAAGACGATCTGCATGCTGAGTGTGGCGGCTTTCGTGGCAGGCTGTACCAAGGAAACGATCCTCCCCGGCGAGCGTCTCTCGCCCCGCGACGCGCTGCGCGCCGAAGAGGGGCTGCCGCTGGCCGATGCGCCCGCCCAGAAGTCGCTGCCGATCTCGCTGCCCCGTCAGGTGAGCAATGCCGAATGGCCGCAGCGGGCGGGCTCGGCCACGCATAGCCTGTTCAATGCGGCGCTCGGCAACGGCACGACGCCGGTCTGGTCCGCCGATATCGGTTCGGGCAATGCGCGCCGCTACCGCATCACCGCCGACCCGATCGTGGGCGGCGGCAAGATCTACACACTCGACAGTCAGGCCCGCGTGACCGCGACCGCGACGAATGGCGGGCGCGTCTGGCAGACCGACATCACGCCTCCGGGCGACCGCGAGGGCGATGCTTCGGGCGGCGGCGTGGCCTATGCCAACGGCACGGTCTACGTGACCTCCGATTTCGCCGAGCTCGTCGCGATCGACGCAGCCACCGGCGGCATCAAATGGCGGCAGTATTTCGACGCTGGCATCGGCGGTGCGCCGACCGTGAAGAACGGCGTGGTCTATGTGGTCGCGCGCGATTCCTCGGCCTGGGCGATCCGCGCCAGCGACGGCAAGGAAATCTGGCAGGTGCCGGGCGCGCCGTCGGCTTCGGGCATGACCGGCGTCTCTTCGCCTGCCGTCACCGACCGCATGGTGATCTTCCCGTTCTCCTCGGGCTTCCTGAGCGGCGTCCTGCCGAAAAGCGGGATGCAGATGTGGAACTCCAAGGTGCCGGGCGCACGTCCGGGCGTGGGCTATGCGAATATCGTCGATCTGACCGGCGATCCGGTCGTCGTGGGCGACACCGTCTATGCGGGCTCCTCTGCGGGCAAGCTGGCAGCCTTCGACGTGAATTCCGGCGAGCGGATCTGGACCGCGACCGAAGGGGCGAACAGCCCCGTGCAGGTTGCGGGCGGCTCGATCTTCCTCGTCTCGGATCAGGGCAAGATCGTGCGTCTCGATGCCAAGACCGGCGATCAGATCTGGTCCAAGGATCTGCCCTATTACACCAAGGACAAGCCGAAGCGGCAGCGCGACATCGTCGCGAGCTACGGCCCGGTTCTCGCTGGCAACAAGCTGTTCGTCGCGTCTTCCGACGGCGTGCTGCGCGTCTTCAGCCCGATCGACGGCAGCCTGATCGGCCAGGCGAAGATCCCGGGCGGGGCTGCGACCGATCCGGTCGTGGCGGGGCGCACCCTCTACGTCGTCGGCGGCGATGGGAAACTGCACGCTTTTCAGTGA
- a CDS encoding efflux RND transporter periplasmic adaptor subunit, producing MRPVPILNAILVLVALYLLVFERDRLMGYLGDAATPAEQAQQVEETGTPAVPVQAMVSTAQPLDQGVLTRGQTEAARRVEVRSETTGKVISEPLGKGAQVEKGQLLCKLDPGTRPAALAEAQARLAEARLNATAAEKLKEGGYRSETSTASAQSALEAASAAVGAAQTELARLEITAPFAGMIEEDTAELGSLLSAGGLCATVIQLDPIKLVGYVPETEIDRVQSGAMVGARLATGREVMGKVTFVSQSADAATRTFRIEAEAPNGDHSIREGQTVEMIVAADGTKAHFLPASAMTLNDQGKLGVRLAVDGVARYAPVDFLRDTPEGVWLAGLPESATVIVVGQDYVTEGSPVAVTLVDHAPGDAAQDTPAPMTPAPQTDSDTTDATDGAAQ from the coding sequence ATGCGTCCGGTCCCGATCCTTAACGCGATCCTCGTTCTTGTCGCGCTCTACCTTCTGGTGTTCGAGCGCGACCGCCTGATGGGCTATCTCGGCGATGCCGCGACGCCTGCCGAGCAAGCGCAGCAGGTCGAAGAGACCGGCACCCCTGCCGTGCCGGTGCAGGCGATGGTCTCGACCGCGCAGCCGCTCGATCAGGGCGTTCTCACGCGCGGGCAAACCGAGGCCGCGCGCCGCGTAGAGGTGCGTTCCGAGACGACGGGCAAGGTGATTTCCGAGCCGCTCGGCAAGGGCGCGCAGGTCGAAAAAGGTCAACTGCTGTGCAAGCTCGACCCCGGCACGCGGCCCGCAGCACTGGCCGAAGCGCAGGCCCGGCTGGCGGAAGCACGGCTCAACGCCACCGCCGCCGAGAAGCTGAAAGAGGGCGGCTACCGGTCGGAGACCTCCACCGCCTCCGCGCAATCGGCGCTCGAAGCGGCCAGCGCCGCCGTCGGGGCCGCACAGACCGAACTCGCGCGGCTCGAGATCACCGCGCCCTTTGCCGGGATGATCGAGGAAGACACCGCAGAACTGGGCTCGCTGCTCTCGGCGGGCGGGCTCTGCGCCACCGTGATCCAGCTCGATCCGATCAAGCTGGTGGGCTACGTCCCCGAGACAGAGATCGACCGTGTGCAGTCCGGCGCGATGGTCGGCGCACGGCTTGCGACCGGGCGCGAGGTGATGGGCAAGGTCACTTTCGTCTCGCAATCGGCGGATGCCGCCACGCGCACCTTCCGCATCGAGGCCGAGGCGCCCAATGGCGACCATTCGATCCGCGAAGGGCAGACGGTCGAAATGATCGTCGCCGCCGATGGGACCAAGGCACATTTCCTGCCCGCCTCCGCGATGACGCTGAACGATCAGGGCAAGCTGGGCGTGCGGCTCGCGGTGGACGGCGTGGCCCGTTACGCCCCGGTCGACTTCCTGCGTGACACGCCCGAGGGCGTCTGGCTGGCGGGCCTGCCGGAGAGCGCGACGGTGATCGTGGTCGGGCAGGACTACGTCACCGAGGGCTCGCCCGTGGCCGTGACCCTCGTCGATCACGCGCCGGGCGATGCGGCCCAAGACACGCCCGCCCCCATGACGCCCGCCCCGCAAACCGATAGCGACACCACAGACGCCACCGACGGGGCCGCGCAATGA